From the genome of Sulfitobacter sp. DSM 110093, one region includes:
- a CDS encoding uracil-DNA glycosylase, which produces MTDLDRDALGDWAKLPFFSEAWPGIAEKIAADPREILPPRPQIFAALEHLQPDAVKVVILGQDPYPTPGHAHGYAFSAEPDVRPIPRSLGNIFKELQDDVGASPQSPDLRFWADQGVLLLNDVLTVPAGDANGHAKLGWQTLTAQVLTRLSDRPRAYLLWGAQAQKTAAQVDPVQNLKVETPHPSPLSARRGFFGSRPFSRVNDWLQRQGKPAIHWTNP; this is translated from the coding sequence ATGACTGATCTAGACCGCGACGCCCTAGGCGACTGGGCCAAACTACCTTTTTTCTCAGAGGCTTGGCCCGGCATCGCAGAAAAGATCGCTGCTGATCCGCGTGAGATTTTGCCTCCCCGTCCACAAATTTTCGCTGCGTTAGAGCATCTTCAGCCGGATGCTGTTAAAGTAGTCATCCTAGGCCAAGATCCCTATCCCACACCGGGACATGCCCATGGTTACGCCTTCTCTGCCGAACCAGACGTACGCCCCATACCGAGATCATTAGGCAATATTTTCAAAGAATTACAGGATGATGTTGGTGCGTCACCTCAGAGCCCCGATTTACGTTTCTGGGCTGACCAAGGTGTCTTGTTGCTGAACGATGTTCTAACCGTGCCTGCAGGCGATGCGAATGGCCACGCGAAACTCGGCTGGCAAACGCTGACGGCTCAGGTGCTTACGCGGCTCTCTGATCGGCCCCGCGCCTATTTGCTTTGGGGGGCGCAGGCTCAAAAAACTGCAGCACAGGTTGATCCCGTTCAGAACCTTAAAGTTGAGACACCACACCCCTCACCGCTATCTGCGCGACGGGGCTTCTTCGGCTCGCGCCCCTTCAGCCGGGTGAATGATTGGTTGCAGCGCCAAGGCAAGCCCGCCATACATTGGACAAACCCGTGA
- the trpD gene encoding anthranilate phosphoribosyltransferase, with amino-acid sequence MSAALKPLLDAAANGPLTSDQAVEAFEILFEGEATPSQIGGFLMALRTRGETVTEYAAAAKVMRSKCNAVHAPEGAIDIVGTGGDGKGTLNISTAAAFVAAGAGAIVAKHGNRNLSSKSGASDALTQLGINVMVGPAVVERELAEAGIGFMMAPMHHPAVAHVMPTRSELGTRTIFNILGPLTNPAGVKRQLTGAYTRDLIEPMALTLKQLGSEKAWLVHGSDGTDELTITGVSWVAALENGAVNQRELHPEDAGLPVHPFEAIAGGEPAENTKHFNALLDGVPSGYRDAVLLNAAAALVVADVAPDLKSGVEIARESIDSGAARSRIEQVARISQSK; translated from the coding sequence ATGAGCGCTGCGCTAAAACCCCTATTGGACGCCGCGGCCAATGGGCCTCTGACCTCGGACCAAGCTGTTGAAGCCTTTGAAATTCTATTTGAAGGCGAAGCGACGCCCAGCCAAATCGGCGGCTTTTTAATGGCGCTCCGGACGCGGGGCGAAACAGTGACCGAATACGCCGCCGCCGCAAAGGTCATGCGCAGCAAATGCAATGCCGTGCATGCGCCCGAAGGGGCGATCGACATCGTTGGCACCGGCGGTGATGGCAAGGGCACGCTGAACATCTCTACTGCCGCCGCTTTTGTCGCAGCGGGCGCCGGGGCAATCGTGGCAAAACACGGCAACCGCAATCTGAGTTCGAAATCCGGCGCGTCAGACGCGCTAACTCAGTTGGGCATCAACGTCATGGTCGGCCCCGCGGTGGTCGAGCGTGAACTGGCCGAAGCAGGCATAGGCTTCATGATGGCCCCCATGCATCACCCCGCGGTCGCCCATGTCATGCCGACCCGGTCAGAGCTTGGCACTCGCACGATCTTTAACATCCTTGGCCCGCTTACCAATCCCGCAGGGGTGAAGCGCCAGTTGACCGGTGCCTATACACGTGACCTGATCGAACCGATGGCGCTGACGCTAAAACAGCTCGGCTCCGAGAAAGCTTGGCTCGTGCATGGCTCTGACGGAACTGATGAGTTGACCATCACTGGTGTTAGCTGGGTCGCCGCACTGGAAAATGGCGCGGTTAACCAGCGTGAACTACACCCCGAAGACGCGGGCCTGCCCGTCCATCCTTTCGAGGCAATCGCTGGGGGTGAACCTGCCGAAAATACTAAACATTTCAATGCCCTGCTTGATGGAGTTCCATCGGGTTACCGCGACGCCGTTTTGCTGAATGCAGCGGCGGCGCTAGTGGTTGCCGATGTGGCACCCGATCTTAAATCCGGCGTTGAGATTGCACGGGAGAGCATCGACAGCGGCGCTGCGCGGAGTCGCATCGAACAAGTGGCCCGTATCAGCCAGTCAAAATGA